Proteins from a genomic interval of Stenotrophomonas sp. 24(2023):
- a CDS encoding biopolymer transporter ExbD produces MHLPEGNDDDDTALPEQHDINVTPFIDVMLVLLIIFMVAAPLSTVDIAVQLPASRTAAATPPDPPLQLALSADGSLRLQQQVVAPGDLGRLLDARSGGDRNRSVLLAADRQVAYQQVIAVLDQLRMQGYLRVGLVAQDAAAP; encoded by the coding sequence ATGCACCTGCCTGAGGGAAACGATGATGACGACACCGCACTGCCCGAGCAGCACGACATCAATGTCACGCCGTTCATCGACGTGATGCTGGTCCTGCTGATCATCTTCATGGTGGCCGCACCGCTGAGCACGGTGGACATCGCCGTGCAGCTGCCCGCCAGCCGCACCGCCGCGGCGACCCCGCCGGACCCCCCGCTGCAGCTGGCGTTGTCCGCCGACGGCAGCCTGCGCCTGCAGCAGCAGGTGGTCGCGCCGGGGGACCTTGGCCGTCTGCTGGATGCGCGCAGTGGCGGCGACCGCAACCGCAGCGTGCTGCTGGCGGCCGATCGCCAGGTGGCCTACCAGCAGGTGATTGCCGTGCTGGATCAGCTGCGCATGCAGGGCTACCTGCGTGTCGGCCTGGTCGCGCAGGATGCTGCTGCGCCGTGA
- the exbB gene encoding tonB-system energizer ExbB, whose translation MAMVVAAGALTPWQMYLQADAVVKTVMLGLAVASLATWTVLLAKQWELRGQRRQVQAAIAALRHARDWPQACTEPALQQGVAGQLLHAAQDELEQSADLAHVQGVAPRLASRLHRIELAALRRWRVGTGVLATVGAVAPFVGLFGTVWGIMNSFVGIAASHSSSLAVVAPGIAEALLATAMGLVAAIPAVVIYNHLGRRITVLRAELGDASAALQQRVSRELDRPSAERADAPA comes from the coding sequence ATGGCCATGGTGGTGGCCGCCGGGGCCCTGACGCCGTGGCAGATGTACCTGCAGGCCGATGCCGTGGTGAAGACGGTGATGCTCGGTCTGGCAGTGGCGTCGCTGGCCACCTGGACGGTGCTGCTGGCCAAGCAGTGGGAACTGCGCGGCCAGCGCCGGCAGGTACAGGCGGCCATCGCCGCCCTGCGGCACGCCCGCGACTGGCCACAGGCCTGCACTGAGCCCGCCCTGCAGCAGGGTGTGGCCGGGCAACTGCTGCATGCCGCGCAGGACGAACTGGAACAGTCGGCCGATCTGGCGCATGTGCAGGGCGTGGCCCCGCGCCTGGCCTCGCGGCTGCACCGCATCGAACTGGCGGCGCTGCGGCGCTGGCGGGTAGGCACTGGCGTGCTGGCCACGGTGGGCGCGGTGGCACCGTTCGTCGGCCTGTTCGGTACGGTGTGGGGCATCATGAACAGCTTCGTCGGCATCGCCGCCAGCCACAGCAGCAGTCTGGCGGTGGTGGCCCCCGGCATTGCCGAAGCGCTGCTGGCCACGGCCATGGGCCTGGTCGCGGCCATTCCGGCGGTGGTGATCTACAACCACCTGGGCCGCCGCATCACCGTGCTGCGCGCCGAACTGGGCGATGCCAGCGCGGCGCTGCAGCAGCGGGTATCGCGCGAACTGGACCGGCCCAGCGCGGAGCGTGCCGATGCACCTGCCTGA
- a CDS encoding TonB family protein — MSAAPSRHWAIAALLATLLHAAVIAMLLWPTHDRVPLPATAAVRMVMLVPAETVQAPPAADTPLPVGPPVPQGRPAEAEAAVLPAPVSVRSTVPATAVPPVPAAADGELAVAAGAAPASAAPGAEQATAPPASAAAPGPQVQAPRDSSGSGLQAMARWQAQLLGHLERHKRYPRQAQRRREQGVADVQFAVDRHGQVSAIRLLQGSGVAALDAETLAVVQRAQPVPPPPAGVPGDPVQVVVPVEFFLDRR, encoded by the coding sequence GTGAGCGCTGCACCGTCGCGGCACTGGGCCATCGCCGCGCTGCTGGCCACGCTGCTGCACGCGGCCGTGATCGCCATGCTGCTGTGGCCCACGCACGATCGCGTGCCCCTGCCCGCAACTGCGGCGGTGCGCATGGTGATGCTGGTACCGGCCGAGACGGTTCAGGCGCCACCGGCCGCCGACACGCCGTTGCCGGTGGGGCCGCCGGTGCCGCAGGGGCGGCCGGCCGAGGCCGAGGCCGCCGTGTTGCCAGCGCCGGTGTCGGTGCGCAGCACGGTACCGGCCACCGCCGTGCCGCCGGTGCCGGCGGCCGCCGACGGCGAGCTCGCGGTGGCGGCAGGCGCCGCGCCGGCATCCGCTGCGCCGGGCGCCGAGCAGGCCACCGCGCCACCGGCCAGTGCCGCCGCGCCGGGGCCGCAGGTGCAGGCCCCGCGTGACAGCAGCGGCAGTGGCCTTCAGGCCATGGCGCGCTGGCAGGCCCAGCTGCTGGGGCACCTGGAGCGGCACAAGCGCTACCCGCGGCAGGCCCAGCGCCGCCGCGAACAGGGCGTGGCCGATGTGCAGTTCGCGGTGGACCGGCACGGACAGGTCAGCGCGATCCGTCTGCTGCAGGGCAGTGGCGTTGCCGCACTGGATGCCGAAACCCTGGCCGTGGTGCAGCGTGCGCAGCCGGTGCCGCCGCCCCCGGCCGGCGTGCCGGGTGATCCGGTGCAGGTGGTGGTACCGGTGGAATTCTTCCTCGACCGCCGTTGA
- a CDS encoding heavy metal response regulator transcription factor, whose amino-acid sequence MKLLIVEDESKTAHYLRTGLGEQGWAVDLAADGISGLHLARELDYDVIVLDVMLPGMDGFSVLRELRRSKQTPVIMLTARDRVDDRVHGLGQGADDYLVKPFSFIELLARLQALVRRGRQQEPTELQVGDLQVNLLARRAFRDGNRLDLTGKEFALLALLAQRRGQILSKTLIAAQVWDINFDSNTNVVEVAIKRLRSKIDGPYARRLLHTVRGMGYVLEVREGEEEPRA is encoded by the coding sequence ATGAAGCTGTTGATCGTCGAAGATGAAAGCAAGACCGCCCATTACCTGCGCACCGGCCTGGGTGAGCAGGGCTGGGCGGTGGACCTGGCCGCCGATGGCATCAGCGGCCTGCACCTGGCGCGCGAACTGGACTACGACGTGATCGTGCTGGATGTGATGCTGCCGGGCATGGATGGCTTCAGCGTGCTGCGCGAGCTGCGCCGCAGCAAGCAGACCCCGGTGATCATGCTGACCGCCCGCGACCGCGTGGATGACCGCGTGCATGGCCTGGGGCAGGGGGCCGATGACTACCTGGTCAAGCCGTTTTCCTTCATCGAACTGCTGGCGCGGCTGCAGGCGCTGGTGCGCCGTGGCCGCCAGCAGGAACCCACCGAACTGCAGGTGGGCGACCTGCAGGTGAACCTGCTGGCGCGCCGCGCGTTCCGTGACGGCAACCGGCTGGACCTGACCGGCAAGGAGTTCGCCCTGCTGGCCCTGCTGGCGCAACGGCGTGGGCAGATCCTGTCAAAGACGCTGATCGCCGCGCAGGTGTGGGACATCAACTTCGACAGCAACACCAACGTGGTGGAAGTGGCGATCAAGCGCCTGCGCAGCAAGATCGACGGCCCCTACGCACGGCGCCTGCTGCACACCGTGCGCGGCATGGGCTATGTGCTGGAAGTGCGTGAAGGCGAGGAGGAGCCGCGCGCATGA
- a CDS encoding multidrug efflux RND transporter permease subunit, with the protein MTARVSLSSWFIRHPVATTLLTLAVVLLGVAALPRLPIAPLPEAEFPTLRVSASLPGASAETMASAVATPLETQLTGVPGIIEMTSSSALGSTSITLQFTLEKDIDTAAQEVQAAINAAAGRLPSDLPNLPTWRKMNPADSPLLVLSMVSSQMPLTELSDLAETRLARAISQISGVSEVAIVGQRRPAIRIQAQPERLAAMGMTLSDLRSVAQAASVNQAKGALVSDRSLSTFDANDQLFDAQAYRTLVVAYRNGAPVHLGDVATVENGAENAYAQAWPNGQTGVGLIISRQPGANIVRTTDAVLAALPELRATLPASVDVEVLNDRTRTIRASLHEVELTLVLAIVLVVLVMGLFLRQLSATLIVGAVLVVSLVATFAAMYVAGFSLNNLTLVALVVAVGFVVDDAIVVVENIHRHREAGLGPVEAALQGAGEIGFTVVSISLSLIAAFIPLLFMDGVVGRLFAEFALTMTVAILISIVASLTVAPMMAAHLMKRMPVHHEGQATLATRLLAGYDQSLQWALGHPKTVLLGFAATVAVAVASYVWIPKGFFPLQDTAFVVVTTEAAQDIGYEEMVAKHKQLERIAADDPALLAYNHAVGAVGGSQTLSNGRFWFILKDRGDRDVDVHAFIDRMRAKLSAVPGIAVYMRAAQDINIGAGPSRTQYQYALRGQSSGELSAWAERLTARLRALPQLRDVSNDQQIGASVTRLEIDRTAAARFGLSARDIDQVLYDAFGQRQINEFQTETNQYKVILEVAPGQLGNVDALAYFHLRSPLSGQMVPLSAVARVQPPRNGPVTINHNGMLPAVNLSFNLAPGVALGDAVALVEREQAQIGMPASISGRFQGTAQAFQESLASQPMLILAALLAVYIILGVLYESFVHPLTILSTLPSAGIGAVLMLWLWGLDFSIMALIGIVLLIGIVKKNGILMVDFALDAQRRRGLSPRQAIHEACLTRFRPIMMTTLAALLGAIPLMIGFGTGSELRQPLGVAVVGGLLISQVLTLYSTPVIYLALDRLFLQRRRERRAMAGAAAAEPG; encoded by the coding sequence GTGACCGCGCGGGTATCGCTGTCGTCCTGGTTCATCCGGCACCCGGTGGCGACCACGCTGCTGACCCTGGCGGTGGTGCTGCTGGGCGTGGCGGCCTTGCCGCGCTTGCCCATCGCGCCGCTGCCGGAAGCCGAATTCCCCACCTTGCGCGTCAGTGCCAGCCTGCCGGGGGCCAGCGCCGAAACCATGGCCTCGGCCGTGGCCACGCCGCTGGAAACCCAGCTGACCGGCGTGCCGGGCATCATCGAAATGACGTCCAGCAGCGCCCTGGGCAGCACATCCATCACGCTGCAGTTCACCCTGGAAAAGGACATCGACACCGCCGCGCAGGAAGTCCAGGCCGCCATCAATGCCGCGGCCGGGCGCCTGCCCAGCGATCTGCCGAACCTGCCGACCTGGCGCAAGATGAACCCGGCCGACAGCCCGTTGCTGGTGCTGAGCATGGTGTCATCGCAGATGCCGCTGACCGAACTGAGCGATCTGGCTGAAACCCGGCTGGCGCGTGCGATCAGCCAGATCAGCGGGGTATCGGAAGTGGCCATCGTCGGCCAGCGCCGGCCCGCCATCCGCATCCAGGCCCAACCCGAGCGCCTGGCGGCCATGGGGATGACCCTGTCCGACCTGCGCAGCGTTGCCCAGGCCGCCAGCGTCAACCAGGCCAAGGGGGCGCTGGTCAGCGACCGCAGCCTGTCCACCTTCGACGCCAACGACCAGCTGTTCGACGCGCAGGCCTACCGCACGCTGGTGGTGGCCTACCGCAACGGTGCGCCGGTACATCTGGGCGATGTCGCAACCGTGGAAAACGGCGCGGAAAATGCCTATGCGCAGGCCTGGCCGAACGGGCAGACCGGCGTTGGCCTGATCATCAGCCGCCAGCCCGGCGCGAACATCGTGCGTACCACCGATGCGGTGCTGGCCGCGCTGCCGGAACTGCGCGCCACGCTGCCGGCCAGTGTCGATGTGGAGGTGCTCAACGACCGCACCCGCACCATCCGTGCCTCCCTGCACGAAGTGGAGCTGACCCTGGTGCTGGCCATCGTGCTGGTGGTGCTGGTGATGGGCCTGTTCCTGCGCCAGCTGTCGGCCACGCTGATCGTGGGCGCCGTGCTGGTCGTGTCCCTGGTGGCGACGTTCGCGGCGATGTACGTGGCCGGGTTCAGCCTGAACAACCTGACCCTGGTGGCGCTGGTGGTGGCCGTGGGCTTCGTCGTCGACGATGCCATCGTGGTGGTGGAGAACATCCACCGCCACCGCGAAGCCGGGCTCGGGCCGGTGGAGGCGGCGCTGCAGGGGGCCGGCGAGATCGGTTTCACGGTGGTGTCGATCAGCCTGTCGCTGATCGCCGCGTTCATCCCGCTGCTGTTCATGGACGGTGTAGTGGGGCGCCTGTTCGCCGAATTCGCGCTGACCATGACCGTGGCCATCCTGATCTCCATCGTGGCCTCGCTCACGGTCGCACCGATGATGGCCGCGCACCTGATGAAGCGCATGCCCGTGCACCACGAGGGCCAGGCGACGCTGGCCACGCGCCTGCTGGCCGGGTACGACCAGAGCCTGCAATGGGCACTGGGCCACCCGAAGACGGTACTGCTGGGCTTTGCCGCCACCGTGGCCGTGGCGGTGGCGTCCTACGTGTGGATTCCCAAGGGCTTCTTTCCGCTGCAGGACACCGCGTTCGTGGTTGTCACCACCGAAGCGGCGCAGGACATCGGCTACGAGGAAATGGTGGCCAAGCACAAGCAGCTTGAACGCATCGCCGCCGATGATCCGGCGCTGCTGGCCTACAACCATGCCGTGGGTGCCGTCGGCGGCAGCCAGACGCTGTCCAACGGCCGCTTCTGGTTCATCCTCAAGGACCGCGGCGACCGTGATGTGGACGTGCACGCCTTCATCGACCGCATGCGTGCCAAGCTGTCGGCGGTGCCGGGCATCGCGGTGTACATGCGTGCCGCGCAGGACATCAACATCGGTGCCGGGCCTTCGCGCACGCAGTACCAGTACGCACTGCGCGGGCAGTCCAGCGGCGAGCTGTCGGCGTGGGCCGAACGGCTGACCGCGCGGCTGCGGGCCCTGCCACAGCTGCGTGATGTGTCCAACGACCAGCAGATCGGCGCCAGCGTCACCCGGCTGGAGATCGACCGTACCGCGGCCGCGCGGTTCGGGCTGAGCGCCCGGGACATCGACCAGGTGCTCTACGATGCCTTCGGGCAGCGCCAGATCAATGAATTCCAGACCGAGACCAACCAGTACAAGGTCATCCTGGAAGTCGCTCCTGGCCAACTGGGCAATGTCGATGCGCTGGCCTATTTCCACCTGCGCTCGCCGCTGAGCGGGCAGATGGTGCCGTTGTCGGCGGTGGCCCGCGTGCAGCCGCCGCGCAACGGCCCGGTGACCATCAACCACAACGGCATGCTGCCGGCGGTCAACCTGTCCTTCAACCTGGCCCCGGGCGTGGCGTTGGGCGATGCGGTGGCGCTGGTGGAACGCGAGCAGGCGCAGATCGGCATGCCGGCCAGCATCAGCGGCCGTTTCCAGGGGACCGCGCAGGCATTCCAGGAATCGCTGGCCAGCCAGCCGATGCTGATCCTGGCCGCGCTGCTGGCGGTCTACATCATCCTGGGCGTGCTGTACGAAAGTTTCGTGCACCCGCTGACCATCCTGTCCACGCTGCCCTCGGCCGGCATCGGCGCGGTGCTGATGCTGTGGCTGTGGGGGCTGGATTTCTCGATCATGGCACTGATCGGCATCGTGCTGCTGATCGGCATCGTCAAGAAGAACGGCATCCTGATGGTCGACTTCGCGCTGGATGCGCAGCGCCGGCGGGGCCTGTCACCGCGGCAGGCCATCCACGAGGCCTGTCTGACCCGGTTCCGGCCGATCATGATGACCACCCTGGCGGCGTTGCTGGGGGCCATTCCGCTGATGATCGGCTTCGGTACCGGCTCGGAGCTGCGCCAGCCGCTGGGCGTGGCGGTGGTGGGAGGGCTGCTGATCAGCCAGGTGCTGACGCTGTACAGTACCCCGGTCATTTACCTGGCCCTGGACCGCCTGTTCCTGCAGCGCCGACGCGAGCGCAGGGCGATGGCCGGGGCCGCCGCGGCGGAGCCCGGATGA
- a CDS encoding efflux RND transporter periplasmic adaptor subunit, with translation MPMPDVSALLRRRRPLLASVLLLALLLGFLFHGASRTDAQPSTAPPPVPVVTTRVEQRDVAHWRNGIGTVQSLQSAVLRPQVDGVLTEVLFEEGQKVQRGQLLARIDDRAIRADLGGAQAALSRDQATLQAARSDLARLQHLSGDQLVSRQMLEQQAATVKQLQATGNGNQSAVDAARVQLSYTRIVSPLDGRIGLRQVDPGNLVRASDTQGLVTVQQTDPISVVFPLPQDALPQLRAALAAGPVAVQALDRDGGQLLAEGTLRVIDNQVEEASGTVRLRASFGNADDRLWPGQLVSVRVLAGRSRAALVLPPEAVLRGVDGSFVYRVEADGRAQPVPVEAGAQGDGAVVVRGALKVGDVVVRDGQSRLRPGSAVAEARPAAATSTRGAAP, from the coding sequence ATGCCCATGCCCGATGTTTCCGCCCTGCTGCGCCGCCGTCGCCCACTGCTGGCCAGCGTGTTGCTGCTGGCCCTGCTGCTGGGGTTCCTGTTCCATGGCGCGTCGCGCACCGATGCGCAGCCCAGCACGGCGCCGCCACCGGTGCCGGTGGTGACCACCCGGGTCGAGCAGCGCGATGTGGCGCATTGGCGCAATGGCATCGGCACCGTGCAGTCGCTGCAGAGCGCGGTGCTGCGCCCGCAGGTGGATGGCGTGCTGACCGAGGTGCTGTTCGAGGAAGGGCAGAAAGTGCAGCGTGGCCAGCTGCTGGCCCGCATCGACGACCGCGCCATCCGGGCCGACCTGGGCGGTGCGCAGGCCGCGCTGTCGCGTGACCAGGCCACGCTGCAGGCCGCGCGTTCGGACCTGGCGCGGCTGCAGCACCTGTCCGGCGACCAGCTGGTGTCGCGGCAGATGCTGGAACAGCAGGCCGCCACGGTGAAGCAGCTGCAGGCCACCGGCAACGGCAACCAGTCGGCGGTGGATGCGGCCCGGGTGCAGCTGTCGTACACGCGCATCGTCTCGCCGCTGGACGGCCGTATCGGGCTGCGCCAGGTGGACCCGGGCAACCTGGTACGGGCCAGCGATACCCAGGGCCTGGTGACGGTGCAGCAGACCGATCCCATTTCCGTGGTGTTCCCGCTGCCACAGGATGCGCTGCCGCAGCTGCGCGCGGCGCTGGCGGCCGGCCCGGTCGCGGTGCAGGCACTGGATCGCGATGGTGGCCAGCTGCTGGCCGAAGGCACCCTGCGGGTGATCGACAACCAGGTGGAAGAGGCCTCCGGCACCGTGCGCCTGCGCGCGTCCTTCGGCAACGCCGATGACCGCCTGTGGCCCGGCCAGCTGGTCAGCGTGCGGGTGCTGGCCGGCCGCAGCCGCGCGGCGCTGGTGCTGCCGCCCGAAGCCGTGCTGCGTGGCGTGGACGGCAGCTTCGTCTACCGTGTCGAGGCTGATGGCAGGGCGCAGCCGGTGCCGGTAGAGGCCGGCGCACAGGGTGACGGGGCGGTGGTGGTCCGTGGCGCGCTGAAGGTGGGCGACGTGGTGGTGCGTGATGGCCAGTCGCGGCTGCGCCCGGGCAGCGCGGTGGCCGAAGCCCGGCCGGCGGCAGCGACCAGCACGCGCGGGGCGGCACCGTGA